The sequence CAGGTGTAGGGGTGCTTGGGCGAGCGCAGCACCTCACGCACGCTGCCGCGCTCCACGGCGCGGCCCGCGTACATCACCAGCAGGTCGTCGGCCATGTTCGAGATGACGCCGAGGTCGTGGGTGATGAAGATGATCGCGGTGCCGAACTCCTGCTGGAGGTCCCTGAGCAGGTCGAGGATCTGCGCCTGCACGGTGACGTCGAGCGCGGTGGTCGGCTCGTCGGCGATCAGCAGGTCGGGGTCGCACATCAGCGCCATGGCGATCATCGCGCGCTGCCGCATACCGCCGGAGAAGTGGTGCGGATAGTCGTTGAAGCGCACCTGGGGCTGCGGGATGCCGACCTTGTCCAGCATCAGGACGGCCCGCTCCTTGGCCTCCTTCTTGGAGGCCCCGGTGTGCTTCATGAACGGCTCGGACAGCTGCCGGCCCACCGTGTAGTACGGCGACAGGGCCGTCAGCGGGTCCTGGAAGATCATCGCCATCTTGTTGCCGCGGAGCTTCTCCAGCTCCTTCTCGTGCGCGGTGACGAGTTCCTTGCCGTCGAGGACGATCTCACCCTCGACGGTCGTGCTGCGCGGGCTGTGCAGCCCGAGGATCGTCAGGTTGGTGACGGACTTGCCGGAGCCGGACTCGCCCACGATGCCCAGGGTCTTGCCGCGCTCGACGTCGAAGGAGAGGCCGTCGACCGCCTTGACGATGCCGTCCTCGGTGGAGAACTGCACCTTCAGATCGCGGACCGAGAGAAAGCTTTCCGGGCCGGTCGGGGCCGGCGCGCCCTCGGTCTTGGTCAGTGTGGTCACGGTGGTTCGTTCTTCCTAGGAGAGCCGGACGCGCGGATCGACGTACGCGTAGACGATGTCGACGAGGATGTTCAGGATCAGGATGAAGAAGGCCCCGAACAGCATGACGCCCATCGTCAGCGGGAGGTCCTTGTTGACCGCGCCGTCCACGGCGAGGCGTCCGATGCCCTGGAGGGAGAAGGTCAGTTCGGTGACCACACCACCGCCGAGCAGGGCGCTGATGTCGATGCCGAGGACCGTGACGATCGGGATGAGGGAACCGCGCCAGGCGTAGCGGAAGAAGACGTACTTCTTCGACATGCCCTTGGCGCGGGCGGTCCGCACGTGCTCCTCCGCCAGCTGCTCGATCATGGAGGCGCGCGCCATACGCGTGTACTGCGCCGTGAAGATGGTGGCCATCACGATCATGGGGAGCGACAGCCCGATGAGCCAGTCGACCGGATTCTCGGTGAACGGCACGTACTTGGGGTCCTCCATCCAGCCCGTGCTGTAGACGAAGATCGTCAGCACGATCGGTCCGAGGAAGTAGATCTGGAACGAGCTGAGGACCATGGAGGCGCCCGTGGCGACCTTGTCCGTCACGGAACCGCGCTTGTAGGCCGCGAGCATGCCCGCGCCGAGACCGATCACGAGGAAGACGACGATGGAACCGAGGGTCAGCGACAGGGTCAGCGGGAAGCGGTCCATGATCGTGTCCCAGACGAAGTCGCCCGAGTAGAACGACTGTCCGAGGCAGGGGGCCGCGCAGTGGCCGTCCGGGAAGTCACGGCCGACCACGATCCCGGACATGAAGTCCCAGAACTGGGTCGCGATGGGCTGGTCGAGTCCCAGCGCGTGGCGAATGTCCTCCAGCCTCGCGGGCGAGCAGTCCTTGCCACAGGCCAGGGAGGCATAGTCGGACGGCGCGGCGACGAAGAGGAAGAACGTCGCGGCGCCGATGAGGAACAAGGTCACGACGGCACCGACTGAGCGCCGGAAGATGAACTGAAGCATGGCGGGGAGGCTGCTCTCTGCGGAGGCGGCGGGCGGTTTCACGGAACCGCGGGAGTGCGCTCCGCCTGGTGCGCACTCCCGCGATCAGCCGTAGAGAGTTACGACTTCAGGAACAGGCGGGTGACGTCGATGTAGCTCGACTCGGTGCTGTAGCGGGCACCGCCGATGTTCGAACCGTAGAGCTGGAACTGCTTCGTGTACCAGAGCGGGGCGCCCGGGTTGATCTTCTCCAGGATGTAGTGCTGCGCTTCCTTCCAGGTCGCGGCAGCCTCGGTCGGCTCCTGGCCGAGAGCCTTCTTGATCAGCTCCTGGACCTTCGGGTCGTTGATGTGCGAGTAGTTCGGCGCACCGTCGGCGATCTGGTCACCGTCGTAGATCGGCGTGACGACCGTGCCCGGGGACGGCCAGTCCTGGCCCCAGCCCGAGACGTACATGTCGTACGGGTTCTTGAGCTTGCCGATCTGCTCGTAGTAGCTCGCCGAGTCGATCTCCTTGGAGACGACGTCGATGCCGACCTTGCCCAGCGCGTCCTCGATGGCGACCTTGCGCTTCTGGCCCTGCTCGGTGTTGCCGTAGGCGAAGACGAGCTTCTTCTCGGCGGCGGGAACGCCCTTCAGGAGCTCCTTGGCCTTCTCGATGTTGCCGGACGGCGTCTTGAGACGGCCGTACGGGTCGTAGGTGGCCTCGTAGCCCGGCAGGGTCGGGGCGAACAGATTCGGGGCCACGTCGCCGCCGTACGCGCCACCCTCGCCCGCGATCAGGGACTTGGAGTTGATCGCGTAGGTGACGGCGTCACGGACCGTCTTGTTCTTGACGCGGTCCAGGTTGAACGTCAGCGTCATGACGTAGGGCTGGTAGCCCTTGATCGTGCGCTTGTTCACCTCCGGGTCGCCGATGACGTCCTGGATCTGGGTGGCGTCCACACCGCCGGTGAACTGGATGGCGCTCTTGGCCGCACCCTGGTCCGATATCAGACGCTTGGTCTGGGTCGACTCGGTGACACCGAAGTCGAAGTTGAAGCCGTCCACGTACTGGTGGCGCACCGAGTCGGTCTTCGGGTCCCAGTTCTCGTTCTTGACGAGCTTGAGGGCCTTGCCGACCTTGTACTCGGAGATCTTGTACGGACCGGTCGAGACCGGGGCCTTGTCGTACTTCGCCTTGGTGTCGGTCTTCTCCGTGACGACGGAGTAGCCCGGCATGGCGAGCGTCTGCGGAAGGTCCGGGCGCGCCGTGTCGAAGTGGAAGACGACGGTCTTCGCGTCCGGGGTCTCCAGGACCGAGTCCGGCAGGTGCTTCTTGCCGAAGCCGCCGTCCGGGAGCGCCTCGCGGTACTTGGCGCCGCTCAGCCAGGTCTGCAGGTAGGTCGGCCCGTCGAAGATGAACTCGGCGTACAGGCGCTCCACCGAGTGGCGGATGTCGGCCGAGGTGATGACGTTGCCGTTCTCGTCCTTGATCCCGTCCTTCAGCGTGAAGGTCCAGGTCTTGCCGCCTTCGGAGGACTTGCCCGAGTCGGTGGCGAGGTCGCCGACGACCGAGACGTTGCCCTTGCCGTCCTCCTCGAAGTTGGTCAGACCGCGGAAGAGCAGGTTGGCGACCTGGCCGGCGTCGGAGACGTAGATCTGGCCCGGGTCCAGGTGCGAGAGGCCCGCCTCCTGGTAGACCTGGATCGTGCCTCCGCTCTTGGCACCGGCGACCTCTTCGGCGGGACCGTTCGACGCGGCGGCGTCGGCGTAGGTGACCGCCTTCGACTGCGTCGAGGCTTCCTTCTGGTCCTTCTTCGAGTCCTTGCCCGAACTGGTGCCCTTGTTCTCCGAGCATCCGGTGAGCGCGAGGGACCCGGCCGCGACGGCGACCACTATGGCTCTGGCTCTGCGCGAGGTGAGCGACTTCATAACGGTGTAAGCACCTACCTGTCGGTTGTTATCCATGAGTACTGCCTGACGCGGCTGGTAGGCCGACGCGGGGGCGGCAGTCACCCCCCACCAATGGACGGTTCAGCGCCCGGACTTGGGGTCGAAGGCATCCCGTACGGAGTCTCCGAGGAGGTTGAAGCACAGGATGAAGATCACCAACGCCATGCCCGGGAAGAACATGAAGGCCGGGTCCTGCTCCGCGTACTTGGCGCCGGCGGCGAACAGGCGCCCCCAGTCCGGAGTCGGCTCGACGAAGCCCACTCCCGCGAAGGAGAGGAAGGCGATGGTGAGGATGGTGCTGGGCAGCTGATACGTGAACTGCACCAGGATCGGCGAGACCACGTTCGGCAGGATCTCCTTGCGGACGATCCGCCAGGGCGAGGCCCCGGAGACCTTGGCGGCCTCCACGAACTCCCGTTCGCGCAGGGACAGGACGGTGGAGCGGACGAGCCGCGCCATTCCCATCCAGCCCAGCACCCACAGCACGATCAGGATGGCAACCGCCCGGAAGTACGTGGGGGTCTCTTCCTGGGGATCCACGAAGAACGCTGTGACGACGGGCATGAACGCGATGAAGAACAACTGCTGCGGGAAGGAGAGGAAGAAGTCGGTGACGCGACCGATCCAGTAGTCGGTACGGCCGCCGAAGTAGCCGCCGACGAGACCGATGAGGACACCGCTGAGCATCACCAGGACGGTCACACCGAGCGCCATGAACAGCGAGGTGCGCATGCCGTACATCAGCATGGAGAACAGGTCACGGCCGTACTGCGGCTCGACGCCGAACCAGTGCTCACCCGAGACACCGCCGAGGTAGCCCAGCGGCAGCCCGAACTCGTCGAGGACGGGGGAGTCCGCGTAGGTGGGGTCCTGGCCGTACAGCGTGTACGGGTCGGTACCGCTGATGGCCGTCAGCACCGGTGCCAGAAGAGCGACCACGAAGAAGAAAATCACTACCGCGGCGCAGAACATGCCAGTACGGTCACGCTTGAAGCGCTGCCACATCAACTGCCCGGGGGAACGCCCCACGAGCTTTCGGCTCTTGGCGGCCTCGACGTTCGGCTCAAGCTCGGGGTCCAAGGCGATCGACGGCCCGGAGCCCTCGGCCTTGGTTGGACTGGTCATCTTTGTTCTTCCCCCGGGGGATGGAGAGTTGAGCGCAGCACAGATACCGGCAGGTTCTGTGGTTTCAGGGAACTTTCACCAAGTGGGTCAACGCGCGTCAAGGGCGGAAGACATAGGGATCTCCCTACCGTCGAAATTTTGAGCAAAAATTGCAGAGAATGACACCTACGCGCGCTTGACAGGTGAGATCAGATTCCGGCAATTCGGTCATCTATCAATAAAATTTCGTTTACGTGTCCGAAACTTGATTGGGCATTGACCGATATGCGAACGGCGCCGCACCCTTTCCGTCGTTGTCCGAACTGAGCCGTTTTCGGCATGCGGGTACGCCGAAGGCCCGGCTCCCCGCAATGCGGACAACCGGGCGCTTCGGTGAACAGTCGGCGAGGCCTCGTACAAGGCCCTCACGGGCCCCAGGAGCGTGCTCCCGGGGCCGGACGGGGCTGGGTCAGCCGTGCTTGGCGCGGCTCGCGGAGCGGGCGCGCTCACGGCCGTCCAGCTTGACCTTGCGGATACGGACGGCCTCGGGGGTCACCTCGACGCACTCGTCGTCGCGGCAGAACTCCAGGGACTGCTCCAGGGAGAGCTTGCGCGGCGGGACGATCGCCTCGAACGAGTCGGCCGCGGCCGACCGCATGTTGGTGAGCTTCTTCTCCTTGGTGATGTTCACGTCCATGTCGTCGGCGCGCGAGTTCTCGCCGACGATCATGCCCTCGTACACCTCGGTGCCGGGGTCGGTGAACAGCACACCGCGCTCCTGGAGGTTCGTCATCGCGAACGCGGTGACGGAGCCGGAGCGGTCGGCGACCAGCGAGCCGTTGTTACGGGTCGTCAGCACGCCGAACCAGGGCTCGTGACCCTCGTGGATCGAGTGCGCGATGCCCGTGCCGCGCGTACCGGTCAGGAACTCCGTACGGAAGCCGATGAGGCCGCGGGACGGCACGACGAACTCCAGCCGGACCCAGCCCGAGCCGTGGTTCGACATGTTGTCCATCCGGCCCTTGCGGACGCCCATGAGCTGCGTGACCGCGCCCATGTGCTCCTCGGGCACGTCGATCGTCATGCGCTCGACGGGCTCGTGGACCTTGCCGTCGATCTCCTGCGTGACCACCTGCGGCTTGCCGATGGTCAGCTCGAAGCCCTCACGGCGCATCTGCTCGACCAGGATGGCCAGCGCCAGCTCACCGCGGCCCTGGACCTCCCAGGCGTCCGGGCGCTCGGTGTCCAGGACACGCAGCGAGACGTTACCGATCAGCTCGCGGTCCAGACGGTCCTTGACCTGCCGGGCGGTGACCTTGCGGTCCTTGACGGCGGCCTTGGCGTCCGCGCCCTTGCCGGTGGCACCGCGGCCGACCATCGGGGAGGTGTTCGTACCGATGGTCATCGAGATCGCCGGCTCGTCGACCGTGATGAGCGGCAGCGCGATCGGGTTCTCGGGGTCGGCGAGGGTCTCACCGATCATGATGTCCGGGATACCGGCGACGGCACAGATGTCACCCGGGCCCGCCTTCTCGGCGGGCTTGCGGGTGAGCGCCTCGGTCATCAGCAGCTCGGTGATGCGGACGTTCGACATGGTGCCGTCACGCTTGATCCACGTGACCGTCTGGCCCTTGCGCAGCTCGCCCTGCTCGACGCGGAGCAGCGCGATACGGCCGAGGAAGTTGTCCGCGTCCAGGTTGGTGACGTGCGCCTGGAGCGGGGCCTCCTCGTCGTAGGACGGGGCCGGGACGTGCGACAGGATCGTGGAGAAGAACGGCTCCAGGCTGTCGCTGTCGGCCGGGACCGTGCCGTTCTCCGGCTTGGTCAGCGACGCGACACCGTCACGGGCGCACGCGTAGACGATCGGGAACTCGATCTGCTCCTCGTCGGCGTCCAGGTCGAGGAAGAGGTCGTACGCCTCGTTCACGACCTCGTCGATACGGGAGTCCGGGCGGTCCGTCTTGTTGATGCACAGGATGACGGGCAGGCGGGCCTGCAGCGCCTTGCGCAGCACGAAACGGGTCTGGGGCAGCGGACCCTCGGAGGCGTCGACCAGGAGGACGACCGCGTCCACCATCGACAGACCGCGCTCGACCTCACCACCGAAGTCGGCGTGGCCGGGGGTGTCGATGATGTTGATGGTGATGACGTCGCCGCCATCCTTCGGGTGGTACTTCACCGCCGTGTTCTTGGCCAGGATCGTGATGCCCTTCTCACGTTCCAGGTCGTTCGAGTCCATCATGCGGTCGTCGAGCGACTCGGCGGCGTGCGCGGCGAAGGCACCGGCCTGCTTGAGCATGGCGTCGACCAGGGTGGTCTTGCCGTGGTCGACGTGGGCGACGATGGCGACGTTGCGGATGTCGTGGCGCGTGGCCATATTGAGGCGCTTCTCCCGGAGTGAGTTGACGGCCATCCGCTTCGCGGGGCCCTGCCGGGCTGAAACGTGCCACGGCCTTACCCCCCATGGTACGGGTGCGCTGCCGCTTGGGCTTCGCGGGCCGGATCGGTCGGCCTTCACAGTGCGGGTGGGCGGGGGCTTGCCGCGCCGTTCCCCGCGCCCCTCACGGGGCCCGGGGAACGTCTGTCACCTGCGGTTTTGTTATTTCTTCAGGAAACCCATGTCCTCGTAGAAGGGGGTCTGGAAACCGAAGGCGCCTGCGTTGGCCAGACCGTTACGGGCCGCTGTGAGCTGGGGGCGCTGGTAGAGGGGGATCGAGCCCGCCGCGGCCCAGATGCGGGCGTCGGCCTTGCGGACCAGCGAGCGGGACTCGTCCGCGTCGAGTTCGGCGACGGCCTGGTCGAACAGCTGGTCCACCTGGTCGGTGCCGACCCTGGTGAAGTTCTGCTCGACGTTCAGGGAGCCGTCCGCCGCCGGGACCGGCTTGGCGTAGATGGGGCGGGCGTCGGTCGCGGGGAACGCGGACGCGGGCCAGGAGTAGAGCGCCAGGTCGTACTGGCCCGAGGCGATGTGGTCCTTGAAGTAGCTGTCGTCGGCGACCTTGGAGATCTCCGTGCGGATGCCGACGCGGTCCAGCATCCGGGCGATCCGGTCCCCGACCGCCCGCAGCGACTGGGATCCCGGGCCCGACGGGAGCACGAAGCGCAGCGACAGCGGCTTGCCGTTCTTGGCGAGCGGCCCCGCCGCGGCACTCCCCGGGGCGCGGGTACCCCTCGGCGCGTACGCACCCGGGGCGCCCCCGGGCCTGAGCTGCTGCTTCCCGTCCTGGGCGAGGTGCTTCTCCGCCCGGCTCGCCCCGTCCCGCTTCCCGGGCGCGAGCACGGTGGGACTCTCGCCGTCCGCGGGCTTGTCGTCCGTCCCGCCGACGATGTACGTGCCGTCGTCCCCGGAGCCGTCCCCGTCGTCCGAGTCCTTGGCGTCCTTGGCGTCCTTGGCGTCCTTGGAGCCCTTCGACGCCTTCGAGCCCTTGGCTGCCCCGGAGGCCTCGGCACCGGCCGCCTTCTTGGGCTTCTTCTCCTCCTTGAGGGGGCCGCCCACCACCCACCCGGCGTCGGAGAGCAGGGCCTGCGCCTCCGCGGTGTCCTGGCCGCCGAGCGCTCCGCTGTTGTCGGCGTACGCGCGCTGTCCGGCGAGCGCGAGATGGCTGCCGACCGGCTCGGCGGGCAGTCCCAGGGGCTCCAGCACGGCCTTGGCGAGCTCATCCCGGTCGAGGGCGCGGGCCACCGCCCGGCGGACCCGTTCGTCGGCGAGAGGGCCCTCCGAGCCGTTCAACGCGAGCTGGGTGAAGGCTGGTTCGAGGGACTTGCGGACCGTGAATCCGCGCAGGGAGGACTGCTGGCCCGCGTACTTCAGGGCCGCCTTGGCACGCTTCCTGCGGGCCGTGGTCTCCTCGTCGGCCGCCTCCTCGTCGGAGCCGTGCGCGATCGCCCAGGAGCGCAGTGCCCTGCCCGGTGTGAGGGCGGCGCCGGGGCCCTGGGCGAGCGGAGCGCCCTCGGCCGCCTTCCCCTCCCGGCCGGCGGTGGTGATGCGGTGGGCCTCGGCCGCGTCGATCTCGGCCAGGTCGAGCCGGCCGGCGGCGAGTGCGGCGGCACGTTTCTCCCGGGGCACGGCGCGCAGGACCAGCTCGGAGAGCTTGGCGGGGCGGCCCCACCAGCGGGGGTTGCGCTTGAGGGTGACGTCGCCCGACCTGCGGTCGACCGTGTCGATGGCGAAGGGCCCCGCGGTGACCTTCAGCCTGCGGCGGGCGCTGTCGTTGAAGGCGTCCGGGGTACCCATGACGTCCTTCGGGTACAGCGGCGAGAACAGCGACTGCCAGTCCGCGTACGGCTTCTTGAAGGTGACCCGCACCTCCAGGTCGTTCGCACCGCGTTCGATCTTCTCGATGCGGTCGTAGCCGGCGTTGCGGGCGGTCCAGTACGCGGTGTCCTTGCCGGACAGGGCCCGCCACTGGGCGGTGAAGTCCGCGGCGCCGATCTCGCGGCCGTCGCTCCAGACGGCCTGCTGGTCGAGCTTGTAGAGCACGACCTGCCGGGGCTCGCGCTCGACGACCTTCGCCGACTCCAGGTAGTCGGGGTTGCGCTGCGGCCGGCCGTTCGCGTCGAGCCGGTACAGGGCGGGCAGTACGGCGCCGGCGACCCGGGAGGTGGCGGCGTCCGCGTCCGCCTGGAAGGTGTTCAGGGTCTCCGGGACGTTGTCCACGGCCCAGTGCACGGTGCCGCCGTCGGCGACCAGGTCGCGCTTCGCGGACGCGATGTCCTGGCCGGCGGCGGGCTTGCCGGCCGCGTCCTGCTCACTGCACCCCGCGAGAGCGGGCACCGCGAGGACGCCCGCCGTGAGGAACGCTACCGAGCGCGTCACCGCGCGCAGTCCGACGCCGTCGTGGGACATGACTGGTACCTCCGGGGGGCCGCTCCACGGGTGAACACGGATGGTCTGATCACGTTTGGCGGTATTTGGAGTTGATCAGATCTATGCGGCCACTGAAGAGGAAAGGTTCCGGCACCGGGCGGCGACACGGCGGCGGGCGCGGGGAAGCCCACCCGTGCGGCGCAATGCCCCGGGCCCACGCGCCGGAGTGCCGCCGCACCCGCACGCCCCCTGGCGGGCTTCTGCCGGATCTCCCCAATCCATGCACGTCCCTTCCCACCAGCTGGTGTGACGCGCGACACTCGCAGGCGCATGAACGTTGCCGCCTTGGGCCGATGGGTCCGCGGAAGTGAGGGCAAGTCATGTCCGTGCACGACGACCTG is a genomic window of Streptomyces sp. NBC_00414 containing:
- a CDS encoding ABC transporter ATP-binding protein; this encodes MTTLTKTEGAPAPTGPESFLSVRDLKVQFSTEDGIVKAVDGLSFDVERGKTLGIVGESGSGKSVTNLTILGLHSPRSTTVEGEIVLDGKELVTAHEKELEKLRGNKMAMIFQDPLTALSPYYTVGRQLSEPFMKHTGASKKEAKERAVLMLDKVGIPQPQVRFNDYPHHFSGGMRQRAMIAMALMCDPDLLIADEPTTALDVTVQAQILDLLRDLQQEFGTAIIFITHDLGVISNMADDLLVMYAGRAVERGSVREVLRSPKHPYTWGLLSSMPRLDGDIHEMLSPIPGTPPSLLDPPPGCPFHPRCAFKDEVAGNRCADERPSLADGRAAACHLTAEQKQTIFIDQIQPRLR
- a CDS encoding ABC transporter permease; translation: MLQFIFRRSVGAVVTLFLIGAATFFLFVAAPSDYASLACGKDCSPARLEDIRHALGLDQPIATQFWDFMSGIVVGRDFPDGHCAAPCLGQSFYSGDFVWDTIMDRFPLTLSLTLGSIVVFLVIGLGAGMLAAYKRGSVTDKVATGASMVLSSFQIYFLGPIVLTIFVYSTGWMEDPKYVPFTENPVDWLIGLSLPMIVMATIFTAQYTRMARASMIEQLAEEHVRTARAKGMSKKYVFFRYAWRGSLIPIVTVLGIDISALLGGGVVTELTFSLQGIGRLAVDGAVNKDLPLTMGVMLFGAFFILILNILVDIVYAYVDPRVRLS
- a CDS encoding ABC transporter substrate-binding protein; the encoded protein is MKSLTSRRARAIVVAVAAGSLALTGCSENKGTSSGKDSKKDQKEASTQSKAVTYADAAASNGPAEEVAGAKSGGTIQVYQEAGLSHLDPGQIYVSDAGQVANLLFRGLTNFEEDGKGNVSVVGDLATDSGKSSEGGKTWTFTLKDGIKDENGNVITSADIRHSVERLYAEFIFDGPTYLQTWLSGAKYREALPDGGFGKKHLPDSVLETPDAKTVVFHFDTARPDLPQTLAMPGYSVVTEKTDTKAKYDKAPVSTGPYKISEYKVGKALKLVKNENWDPKTDSVRHQYVDGFNFDFGVTESTQTKRLISDQGAAKSAIQFTGGVDATQIQDVIGDPEVNKRTIKGYQPYVMTLTFNLDRVKNKTVRDAVTYAINSKSLIAGEGGAYGGDVAPNLFAPTLPGYEATYDPYGRLKTPSGNIEKAKELLKGVPAAEKKLVFAYGNTEQGQKRKVAIEDALGKVGIDVVSKEIDSASYYEQIGKLKNPYDMYVSGWGQDWPSPGTVVTPIYDGDQIADGAPNYSHINDPKVQELIKKALGQEPTEAAATWKEAQHYILEKINPGAPLWYTKQFQLYGSNIGGARYSTESSYIDVTRLFLKS
- a CDS encoding ABC transporter permease gives rise to the protein MTSPTKAEGSGPSIALDPELEPNVEAAKSRKLVGRSPGQLMWQRFKRDRTGMFCAAVVIFFFVVALLAPVLTAISGTDPYTLYGQDPTYADSPVLDEFGLPLGYLGGVSGEHWFGVEPQYGRDLFSMLMYGMRTSLFMALGVTVLVMLSGVLIGLVGGYFGGRTDYWIGRVTDFFLSFPQQLFFIAFMPVVTAFFVDPQEETPTYFRAVAILIVLWVLGWMGMARLVRSTVLSLREREFVEAAKVSGASPWRIVRKEILPNVVSPILVQFTYQLPSTILTIAFLSFAGVGFVEPTPDWGRLFAAGAKYAEQDPAFMFFPGMALVIFILCFNLLGDSVRDAFDPKSGR
- the typA gene encoding translational GTPase TypA, encoding MATRHDIRNVAIVAHVDHGKTTLVDAMLKQAGAFAAHAAESLDDRMMDSNDLEREKGITILAKNTAVKYHPKDGGDVITINIIDTPGHADFGGEVERGLSMVDAVVLLVDASEGPLPQTRFVLRKALQARLPVILCINKTDRPDSRIDEVVNEAYDLFLDLDADEEQIEFPIVYACARDGVASLTKPENGTVPADSDSLEPFFSTILSHVPAPSYDEEAPLQAHVTNLDADNFLGRIALLRVEQGELRKGQTVTWIKRDGTMSNVRITELLMTEALTRKPAEKAGPGDICAVAGIPDIMIGETLADPENPIALPLITVDEPAISMTIGTNTSPMVGRGATGKGADAKAAVKDRKVTARQVKDRLDRELIGNVSLRVLDTERPDAWEVQGRGELALAILVEQMRREGFELTIGKPQVVTQEIDGKVHEPVERMTIDVPEEHMGAVTQLMGVRKGRMDNMSNHGSGWVRLEFVVPSRGLIGFRTEFLTGTRGTGIAHSIHEGHEPWFGVLTTRNNGSLVADRSGSVTAFAMTNLQERGVLFTDPGTEVYEGMIVGENSRADDMDVNITKEKKLTNMRSAAADSFEAIVPPRKLSLEQSLEFCRDDECVEVTPEAVRIRKVKLDGRERARSASRAKHG
- a CDS encoding ABC transporter family substrate-binding protein, with protein sequence MSHDGVGLRAVTRSVAFLTAGVLAVPALAGCSEQDAAGKPAAGQDIASAKRDLVADGGTVHWAVDNVPETLNTFQADADAATSRVAGAVLPALYRLDANGRPQRNPDYLESAKVVEREPRQVVLYKLDQQAVWSDGREIGAADFTAQWRALSGKDTAYWTARNAGYDRIEKIERGANDLEVRVTFKKPYADWQSLFSPLYPKDVMGTPDAFNDSARRRLKVTAGPFAIDTVDRRSGDVTLKRNPRWWGRPAKLSELVLRAVPREKRAAALAAGRLDLAEIDAAEAHRITTAGREGKAAEGAPLAQGPGAALTPGRALRSWAIAHGSDEEAADEETTARRKRAKAALKYAGQQSSLRGFTVRKSLEPAFTQLALNGSEGPLADERVRRAVARALDRDELAKAVLEPLGLPAEPVGSHLALAGQRAYADNSGALGGQDTAEAQALLSDAGWVVGGPLKEEKKPKKAAGAEASGAAKGSKASKGSKDAKDAKDAKDSDDGDGSGDDGTYIVGGTDDKPADGESPTVLAPGKRDGASRAEKHLAQDGKQQLRPGGAPGAYAPRGTRAPGSAAAGPLAKNGKPLSLRFVLPSGPGSQSLRAVGDRIARMLDRVGIRTEISKVADDSYFKDHIASGQYDLALYSWPASAFPATDARPIYAKPVPAADGSLNVEQNFTRVGTDQVDQLFDQAVAELDADESRSLVRKADARIWAAAGSIPLYQRPQLTAARNGLANAGAFGFQTPFYEDMGFLKK